The Acinetobacter pittii genome contains a region encoding:
- the aceI gene encoding chlorhexidine efflux PACE transporter AceI: MLISKRRLIHAISYEGILLVIIAIALSFIFNMPMEVTGTLGVFMAVVSVFWNMIFNHYFEKVEHKYNWERTIPVRILHAIGFEGGLLIATVPMIAYMMQMSVIDAFILDIGLTLCILVYTFIFQWCYDHIEGKFFPDAKAASLH, from the coding sequence ATGTTGATTTCCAAGAGAAGACTCATTCATGCAATCAGTTATGAAGGAATTTTATTGGTCATCATTGCGATTGCATTAAGTTTTATTTTTAACATGCCGATGGAAGTGACCGGTACACTCGGTGTGTTTATGGCAGTGGTTTCAGTTTTCTGGAATATGATTTTTAACCACTATTTCGAAAAAGTAGAGCATAAATATAATTGGGAAAGAACGATCCCTGTACGGATTTTACATGCGATTGGTTTTGAAGGTGGTTTGCTGATTGCGACTGTACCAATGATCGCCTATATGATGCAGATGAGTGTTATTGATGCATTTATTTTAGATATTGGCTTAACCTTATGTATTTTGGTTTATACCTTTATTTTCCAGTGGTGCTATGACCATATTGAAGGTAAGTTTTTCCCCGATGCTAAAGCTGCATCACTTCATTAA
- the yahB gene encoding LysR family transcriptional regulator, with protein MNINQEQLLMFQAVIETGSFSAAARKLGKVPSAVSMSIANLEIDLDLTLFDRKGREPIPTDEARVLYEKTSQLLIEMNQWKQHAHALSTGLEANLTIVIVSELLHTNWTDYICLLESRFPDLQINIVSAPQEDALQMLLDGSAQLALMFEREHLDNREQFVELKREALIPVISNNHPLASQNQVSYEQILTTRQIVVASRDETLKPELLFSKHYWRTDNHHSACLMILRNLGWGVLPQEMFKENPELKNKLKVLDLLDFTPRFEYYVDLVWSRESELGAAARYLIEYIRTQRMQQVP; from the coding sequence ATGAATATTAATCAAGAACAACTACTCATGTTTCAGGCCGTGATTGAAACTGGCTCTTTTTCTGCAGCAGCCCGTAAACTTGGCAAAGTTCCTTCGGCTGTAAGTATGTCTATTGCCAACTTAGAAATTGATCTGGACTTAACTTTATTTGACCGTAAAGGCCGTGAACCCATCCCCACTGACGAAGCACGGGTGTTATATGAAAAGACTTCTCAGCTTTTGATTGAGATGAACCAGTGGAAACAGCATGCCCACGCGTTAAGTACAGGTTTGGAAGCTAATTTAACTATTGTGATTGTGTCTGAACTTTTACACACCAATTGGACAGACTATATTTGTCTTCTAGAGAGCCGTTTTCCAGACCTACAAATTAATATTGTGTCTGCCCCTCAAGAAGATGCACTCCAAATGTTATTAGACGGGTCTGCCCAACTTGCACTGATGTTTGAACGCGAGCATCTAGATAACAGAGAACAATTTGTAGAACTTAAACGTGAGGCTCTAATTCCGGTTATTTCAAATAACCATCCCCTAGCAAGCCAAAATCAGGTTTCTTATGAACAGATTCTCACTACACGACAAATTGTAGTTGCAAGCCGAGATGAAACTTTAAAGCCAGAATTGCTTTTTTCGAAACATTACTGGCGTACAGACAACCATCACTCTGCTTGCTTAATGATTTTGCGTAATTTGGGTTGGGGGGTTCTTCCTCAAGAAATGTTTAAAGAAAACCCAGAATTAAAAAATAAACTTAAGGTATTGGATTTATTAGATTTCACTCCACGCTTTGAATATTATGTTGACTTGGTTTGGAGCCGGGAAAGTGAACTTGGTGCCGCTGCTAGATATCTCATTGAATATATCCGTACGCAAAGAATGCAACAGGTGCCTTAA